A stretch of DNA from Endozoicomonas sp. 8E:
GACCTTGAATCTTCAAATTCCAAAAGGCCAGAGAAACCGTAGTAATCCCCTGTCTTGTATCCCAGTCGAGAGCGAAGGGTCAGTGCTTTGCCATCTTTAAGGGTATTGTCCTGATCAACAGTCTCGTATCTGAGCCTGAAGTCACCATACGCCTCTCCGCCGGTAAGCGCTTCTATAAATTCGTCAGCCTGAACCTGAGTCGTTGAGACAGCCGCTGCCCCCGCAATAGCCGCTGCCAGTAGTGTTACCTTTGTGTGTTTCAAAGACTTAAACTCCATTTTTTGTTGTGAAAAACCTTTTATCGTATGGGCGACAAAAAAATTATTTCTCTCGCCCATTGCTTATTTATTGTTGTTATTATTGATTGAACTGCGTTGTATCCCATTGGATACTACGCAGCCTGAAAGCTTTCCTTACTGCTGGAAGCTTCTTTTTTCTTTTTATGCTTGCTAATGTTTTCCACCTTGCGCTGTTTCTCATAGAGGAACTTCAATACTTCAGAGCGCAGGCGGGTGTACTCAGTGTCTTCTGCCAGAGCCAGACGATCTCTGGGGCGTTCCAGATTGATGTCAAGAATTTCACCAATAGTGGCTTCTGGCCCATTGGTCATCATGACGATACGATCTGAGAGCAGTACGGCTTCATCAACATCATGGGTAATCATGATGACGGTGTTATTCAGCTCCTGCTGGATCTCCATCAAAGAGTCCTGCATATGAGCCCGGGTCAGGGCATCAAGAGCACCGAAGGGTTCATCCATCAACAAAATTTCAGGCTGCATGGAGAGTGCCCTGGCAATGCCGACACGCTGCTTCATGCCCCCGGAAATTTCATCAGGTCGCTTATGCATGGCATGCTCCATGTGCACCAGCTCGAGGTTATGCTCTATCCATTCTTTTGTTTCAGACTTGCTTTTTGAGCGTCCAAATACCTGCTTAACCGCCAGCTCAACGTTCTGATAGGCTGTCAGCCAGGGCAGCAGAGAATGATTCTGGAACACCACGGCTCTTTCCGGTCCCGGCTCCCTGACCTCCTTACCGTTAAGGACTACACCTCCGGTCGTGGCCTGGTAGAGCCCGGCAACAATGTTCAGTACTGTTGACTTACCACACCCCGAATGACCAATCAGTGAAACAAATTCTCCTTTACTGATCTTCAGGTCCACTCCTTTGAGTGCCGTGAAAGGCCCTTTTGGCGTATCAAACACCATGTCGATGTGGCTGATATCTAACAAAGTGCCCGCTGCTTTTAGAGAGTTCATGTCTGTCACCTCCGTGAATTAACTGACTGTGCCGGCCTTGTCCCAAGAGACAAAGCGCTGCAGCTGAAGCATGGTGCGATCCAGCAGAAAACCAATAAACCCGATGACGATAACGGCCACCATAATCCGGGCCAGAGAGTTGGAGCTGCCATTCTGGAATTCATCCCAGACGAACTTTCCAAGGCCGGGGTTCTGGGCCAGCATTTCCGCAGCGATCAGAACCATCCAGGCAACCCCTAACGACAATCTCATACCGGTGAAAATCATCGGTATGGAAGCGGGCAGAACAATTTTCTGCACATGCTTCAGGGCTGGCAGTCTCAGCACACGGCTGACATTCACCAGATCCTTCTCAATAGAAGAAACGCCCACTGAAGTGTTGATTACCATGGGCCACAGACAACAGAGCGTGACGGTAATCATGGAATTTAAAAAGGACTTGGCTACCAGAGGGTCAGGACTGACATACACAGCACTGACGACCATGGTCACCAAAGGTAGCCAAGCCAGGGGAGAAACCGGTTTAAAAATCTGAATAACAGGATTCACTGCCGCATTCAGGGTTTTATTCAGTCCTATGGCAATCCCCAAGGGTATGGCGATGACTGCTGCCAGGACAAATCCACTCAGCACAGTGATAAGGCTGGTGAAGATCTGGTCCAGAAACGTTTCTTTACCGGTGTAGGCACGAATTTTGGGTACGTAATCCGGGTCCTTCGCCAGTCTGGCTTCAATACGCTTCTCTTGTCGCTCGTAGAAGGCCTGCTCTTTGAGTCGTTCGGCTCTGTGCTCTTCATAGAGCGACCCCATTTGCTCCCAGACTGCCGAAGGCCCGGGAAATTGGCCTAGTGATGTATCGATTTTGCTGGCGGCTCCTGCCCAGATCATCAGAAAGACCAGGATGCCGGCAAAAGGAATCAACAGGGTTTTAAAGGTTATTGTTATTGATGTTTTAAGACTTTCAGAAATAATTGGCTTGTTAGTATTGTTATTGGCCAACGCAGTTTCAGTTGTCATGTTGGTTCTCTCCCCAAACAGCCTTGAGCGGAAAATTCAGCCCATCCCAAAACATAAAACAGTGTACAAATCGTGATGGGGCTGTATTTTCTAAATCATCAGCCCGAGCTTGAATGGATCAACCACAAGGCTGATCCATTCACGACAAAATCAGATCTTGTCGCCCTGCTTCAGACCAATACTGAACTTGTTGATGTACTCATTAGGCTTCTTGCCGTTGTAGACGATGCCGTCAATGAAGTGGGTCTGTGGATTTCTGAACCCGTCTTCTTCTGCAAAGTTCGGGAAGTCACTAACCTTGGCCAGTTTGTCTTCGATCAGGGACTTGGCAGCTGCTTCGTAGATGTCCGGACGATAAACTTTCCTGGCAATATCGACGTACCATGAATCGGGTTTATCTTCAGAAATCTGTCCCCAGCGACGCATCTGGGTCAGATACCAGATCGCATCAGAGTAGTAGGGATAAGTTGCGTTATAACGGAAGAAGACATTGAAATCAGGTACTTCACGCTTGTCACCTTTCTCATATTCGAAAGTACCGGTCATGCTGTTGGCAATCACGTCGTAGTCAGCACCTACATAATTGGACTGGGAAAGTATTTTCACAGCCTCAGGACGGTTGGCGTTGTTATTTTCATCCAGCCATTTGGCAGCACGGATCAGTGCGCGGGTCAGACGAATAGTGGTGTTGGGATATTTCTCGGCAAAGGCTTTGGTAATACCGAACACTTTCTCCGGATTGTCTTTCCAGATCTCGTAATCCGTAACAACAGGAACACCGATATTTTTGAAGACAGCCTGCTGGTTCCAGGGCTCACCTACGCAGTAACCATAGATAGTGCCCGCTTCCATAGTGGCTGGCATCTGGGGTGGCGGAGTCACGGATAACAGTGCGTCAGCATTAATCTGACCCGAGGTATCCCCCTTGTGCGGAGCATAATATCCGGGGTGAATGCCACCCGCTGCCAACCAGTACCTTAATTCATAGTTGTGTGTAGATACCGGGAAGACCATGCCCATGTTGAATGGCTTGCCGTCGTCTTTGTACTTTTCCACAACCGGCTTCAGAGCATCTGCCTTGATGGGATGCTGGGGCTTGCCGTCTGCCCGTTTGGGAATATTCGGTTTCATCTGTTTCCAGATTTCATTGGAAACAGTAATACCATTACCGTTCAGATCCATGGAAAACGGAGTGATGATTTCCGCTTTTGTACCATAACCCATAGTCGCGGCAATAGGTTGACCGGCCAGCATATGCGCGCCATCGAGCCGTCCATCGATGACACCATCAAGTAATACTTTCCAGTTTGCCTGAGCTTCTATGGTGACGTACAAGCCTTCATCTTCGAAGTAGCCTTTTTCGTACGCAATGGCTATGGGTGCCATATCCGTCAGTTTGATAAAACCAAACCTCAGTTCTTCCTTTTCCGGATAACCCAGCTCAGCATTTGCCTGTATTGATACAAGACCACTGACGCTAATCAGGGCACTCATTGCCACCGACTTAAAGGGTCTAAACCACTTCATTTGTCACTCCAACTATCTCTACTGATAGCTTACTGCCCTGCTACCTAAAGATTTATTATTCTGCACCGCCCCCTGAAATGCCGTTTCGGCTCTGGCTCATGCTTCGCTCCATCACCTCGTCGTCACGCATTTCAGGGGTTCGGTACATCCATGTAAAAAAAAAGCGCCCACCGCTAGCCGGAAATTCTTCCAGACAGCGGTGAGCGCCTTTGCTCTCTTTCACAACGTCTTTGTTGTGAATACCTGCTCCTGCCGCCCTTGGCAGGAACATTTTTTATTGTTGTAGCAGACTTATAGCATTCTTCGTGCCAACTAATTTCAGCCCCTAACCATGCTTATTTTTCAATTTTCTTTCATTTTTATTTCGGTTTGGTGCAAAACACAAAAATTTCGCACCAACAACGAGCAATCTTTCGATCATGACGCTTTTTCTTCCAGCATATTGAAAACATCAATGACATTTCTGGCCACAGCTGCCAGAGTTTTACCGTTATCCATAGCCATCTTTCTTAACTTTTTATAAGCCTGGTCTTCATTGATCCCTTGTCTGGACATCAGCAACCCCTTGGCTTTGTCCAGTAACTTTCGATCTTCCAGACGACTCCGGGTCCGCTCCAGCTCATCTTTCAATGACTGGTATTCCTGAAAACGGGCAACGGCCACATCAATAATGGTTTTGAGGCGCTGAGGCTGCAGATCAGCCACGATATAAGCATTAACGC
This window harbors:
- a CDS encoding ABC transporter ATP-binding protein, whose protein sequence is MNSLKAAGTLLDISHIDMVFDTPKGPFTALKGVDLKISKGEFVSLIGHSGCGKSTVLNIVAGLYQATTGGVVLNGKEVREPGPERAVVFQNHSLLPWLTAYQNVELAVKQVFGRSKSKSETKEWIEHNLELVHMEHAMHKRPDEISGGMKQRVGIARALSMQPEILLMDEPFGALDALTRAHMQDSLMEIQQELNNTVIMITHDVDEAVLLSDRIVMMTNGPEATIGEILDINLERPRDRLALAEDTEYTRLRSEVLKFLYEKQRKVENISKHKKKKEASSSKESFQAA
- a CDS encoding ABC transporter permease, with amino-acid sequence MTTETALANNNTNKPIISESLKTSITITFKTLLIPFAGILVFLMIWAGAASKIDTSLGQFPGPSAVWEQMGSLYEEHRAERLKEQAFYERQEKRIEARLAKDPDYVPKIRAYTGKETFLDQIFTSLITVLSGFVLAAVIAIPLGIAIGLNKTLNAAVNPVIQIFKPVSPLAWLPLVTMVVSAVYVSPDPLVAKSFLNSMITVTLCCLWPMVINTSVGVSSIEKDLVNVSRVLRLPALKHVQKIVLPASIPMIFTGMRLSLGVAWMVLIAAEMLAQNPGLGKFVWDEFQNGSSNSLARIMVAVIVIGFIGFLLDRTMLQLQRFVSWDKAGTVS
- a CDS encoding CmpA/NrtA family ABC transporter substrate-binding protein; this translates as MSALISVSGLVSIQANAELGYPEKEELRFGFIKLTDMAPIAIAYEKGYFEDEGLYVTIEAQANWKVLLDGVIDGRLDGAHMLAGQPIAATMGYGTKAEIITPFSMDLNGNGITVSNEIWKQMKPNIPKRADGKPQHPIKADALKPVVEKYKDDGKPFNMGMVFPVSTHNYELRYWLAAGGIHPGYYAPHKGDTSGQINADALLSVTPPPQMPATMEAGTIYGYCVGEPWNQQAVFKNIGVPVVTDYEIWKDNPEKVFGITKAFAEKYPNTTIRLTRALIRAAKWLDENNNANRPEAVKILSQSNYVGADYDVIANSMTGTFEYEKGDKREVPDFNVFFRYNATYPYYSDAIWYLTQMRRWGQISEDKPDSWYVDIARKVYRPDIYEAAAKSLIEDKLAKVSDFPNFAEEDGFRNPQTHFIDGIVYNGKKPNEYINKFSIGLKQGDKI
- a CDS encoding ANTAR domain-containing response regulator; translation: MGSVLLIGDRSARLSVLNQALNEFGYQVIKRQGQNEDLLTVVSSVSPDILVIGLDKPAPSLLEKLALINKTTPLPVVMFVEQTTDNIVQQATRSGVNAYIVADLQPQRLKTIIDVAVARFQEYQSLKDELERTRSRLEDRKLLDKAKGLLMSRQGINEDQAYKKLRKMAMDNGKTLAAVARNVIDVFNMLEEKAS